A stretch of DNA from Tsuneonella amylolytica:
TGGCACCACGTTGTTGGCCGATCCGCCGTCGATCTTCGCCGGGTTCACCGACAGCGCATCATGCGTCATCGCCTTCAGGCGGACGGCAAGGTCGGCGGCGGCCACGATCGCGTTGCGCCCGTCCTCGGGATTGCGGCCCGCATGGGCGGACTTTCCGGTCACGATCACCGAATAGTTGCCGCTGCCGCCACGCGCATGAGCGAGCGTGCCGTCGGGCAGGGCGCTCGGCTCGTAGGTGAGGGCGGCGTACTTGCCCCGGGCCAGCTCCGCGATGAGGGCCGACGACGACAGGGACCCCGTTTCCTCGTCGGAATTGATCATCACGTCGTAGCCCAGCGACTGGCCCGCGCGGGTCGCTTCCAGCGCCTTCAGGGCATGGAGGATGACCGCGATGCCGCCCTTCATGTCGGCGAGCCCGGGGCCGTTCAGCGTCTCGTCGTCGAGCCACTGCTGGTCCTGGAACGGGTGATCGGCCGGGAACACGGTGTCCATGTGGCCGGTCAGGATCACGCGACGCTCCGCATCCGGGCGCACGCGCAGCACGAGGTGCTGGCCGTGTGCCTTCTCAACTTCGCTCCCATCCGGGGCGACCGCGGTGACCGGCGCGGGGTCGACCATCTCGATCTCGCCGGGGAGGGCGGAGAAGGCATCGGCCAGCATTGCCGCCTGCCGGGCCAGTCCGTCCAGATTGGCAGTGCCGGTGTTGACCGCGCTCCATGCGCAGGCATCGGCGAGCATCGCGTCGCCGTCGATGGCGTCGGTGAACAGGGCGGGAGAAGGTTTCATCGGCAACGGTCCCTAGCGAGCCGCCGCCCGGCGTCCAACCCCCCGGTTGCAAAGTGCGGAGGGCTTGGCCATAGGCGCGGCTCGTTTCCTCCCCGGACGACCGACCAGACCCGCGCGCCGTTCCACCGCGAACGCGCGCCCGAAGAGTGCGAGGGACGAATGATCGACAAGTGCGGTTTGCAGGTGGACGCGGCGCTCGCGGCGTTCGTCGAGGAAGAAGTGCTGGCCCCTCTCGGCGGCGATCCGGACGCGTTCTGGCAAGGTTTCGCCGACCTTCTCGCCGAGTACGCCCCCCGCAACCGCGCGCTGCTGGAAAGGCGCGAGGAACTGCAGGCGCAGATCGACGACTGGCATCGCGAGCGGCGCGGACAGCCGCACGATGCGGC
This window harbors:
- a CDS encoding hydrolase, which translates into the protein MKPSPALFTDAIDGDAMLADACAWSAVNTGTANLDGLARQAAMLADAFSALPGEIEMVDPAPVTAVAPDGSEVEKAHGQHLVLRVRPDAERRVILTGHMDTVFPADHPFQDQQWLDDETLNGPGLADMKGGIAVILHALKALEATRAGQSLGYDVMINSDEETGSLSSSALIAELARGKYAALTYEPSALPDGTLAHARGGSGNYSVIVTGKSAHAGRNPEDGRNAIVAAADLAVRLKAMTHDALSVNPAKIDGGSANNVVPDHAVLRFNIRPKSVEAAETFASDLNALLRSIEAQHEVGIHLHGGITRPPKPVDERAQRLFDLVRSCGAELGQEIGWKSTGGVCDGNNIAACGVPVVDTMGVRGGAIHSPDEFMIVPSLAERAALSALVLARIASGETV